Proteins from a single region of Candidatus Woesearchaeota archaeon:
- a CDS encoding radical SAM protein — MHYTILDCYTDEASGLGVPPYLGTYPRYIYGKYRKEGHTVSYITIDDLRLYKAFHGVKRVPTEKEKTSILTYNTTTNNTKDTLEKTDVLVVVLGVHVPGKYLTALPGTLHEVIPLIKDLKITKILTGPAVFGTQLEGGKAFEKEDLSLFDEVVNSDTSFDELEHFVLDGVDIIKEIPDRRVIEIETGRGCNVGKCSFCTEPLKNRFVNRKKENVVKEVKAYYDLGARYFRLGKQADFYASEDPIWMLKEIRRLCPDIEVLHIDNVNPNSVVKPGGEEITKAIVEYCSPGNIAAFGVESFDPIVVKSNLLNTMPVIAMKAIEIVNKYGAERGANGLPKFLPGINIIFGLLGETKESHKKNMEAFQQILDKGWMLRRINVRQVAVLPNTYLESHGGQKFFRKNKQYYWKWRDEIRQKVDNVMLERILPKGTILTDVFTEMYDGKTTFCRQYGTYPLVIGVQGRYPLKERVKVKVTGYMLRSITGEIVD; from the coding sequence ATGCATTATACCATCCTTGACTGCTACACCGATGAAGCATCTGGATTAGGTGTACCTCCCTATTTAGGAACCTATCCTCGTTACATTTATGGTAAATATCGAAAAGAAGGACACACCGTTTCATACATCACCATTGATGATCTGCGTCTCTACAAAGCATTTCACGGAGTAAAACGAGTTCCAACAGAGAAAGAAAAAACCAGTATTCTTACCTACAATACTACAACCAACAACACCAAAGATACTCTGGAAAAAACAGATGTCCTCGTGGTCGTCCTAGGCGTTCATGTTCCCGGCAAATATCTCACTGCCCTTCCTGGCACATTACATGAAGTCATCCCACTAATCAAAGATCTCAAGATCACAAAAATTCTCACCGGTCCTGCTGTGTTTGGAACGCAGTTAGAAGGTGGCAAAGCATTTGAAAAAGAAGACCTTTCTTTGTTCGATGAAGTTGTCAATAGCGACACTTCCTTTGATGAACTTGAACACTTCGTGCTTGATGGTGTTGATATCATCAAAGAGATTCCTGACAGAAGAGTAATCGAAATTGAAACTGGTCGTGGCTGTAATGTTGGCAAATGTAGCTTTTGTACAGAACCACTCAAAAATCGTTTTGTTAATCGGAAAAAAGAAAACGTCGTGAAAGAAGTCAAAGCTTACTATGATCTTGGGGCACGCTACTTTCGTCTAGGAAAACAAGCAGACTTCTATGCATCAGAAGATCCAATTTGGATGCTCAAAGAAATTCGTCGGCTCTGTCCTGATATTGAAGTATTGCATATTGATAATGTTAATCCTAACTCTGTGGTCAAACCTGGTGGCGAAGAAATCACCAAAGCCATTGTTGAATACTGCTCTCCTGGAAATATCGCCGCGTTTGGTGTAGAGAGTTTTGATCCTATCGTTGTTAAATCTAACCTTCTCAACACCATGCCAGTCATTGCCATGAAAGCGATTGAAATTGTCAACAAATATGGGGCAGAACGCGGAGCAAATGGACTGCCAAAATTTCTTCCAGGAATTAATATCATCTTTGGTCTCTTAGGCGAAACCAAAGAATCACACAAAAAGAATATGGAAGCATTCCAGCAAATTCTTGACAAAGGCTGGATGCTACGGCGTATCAATGTGCGTCAAGTTGCCGTGTTACCTAATACATATCTTGAATCACATGGCGGGCAGAAGTTCTTTCGCAAGAATAAGCAATATTATTGGAAATGGCGAGATGAGATTCGGCAAAAAGTTGATAATGTCATGCTTGAGAGAATTTTACCCAAAGGCACGATTCTTACAGACGTCTTTACCGAGATGTATGATGGCAAGACCACATTTTGTCGTCAGTATGGTACCTATCCATTAGTAATTGGCGTGCAAGGTCGTTATCCACTCAAAGAACGCGTCAAAGTGAAAGTGACCGGATATATGTTACGAAGTATTACGGGTGAGATTGTTGATTAA